CCAGGCCTTGAAGACGCTCTCCTTGGCGCTGAACAGCAGGCGGTCCCAGTGCACCTCGGGGTGCTCCTTCGCCAACCGGGCGAGCGCCTCGCGGTCCTGAGGAACGGTCACCGCCTCCTCCACGCCCTCCGGGAGCGGCCCGTGCGGCTCGGCGTCGACGCCGACCGAGGCGATGTCGGTCGCGCGGGCCACCGCAGCCCCGTGGAAGCCGTCACAGTGCGTCAGGCTCCCGAGGATCCCGTCCGGCCAGCGCGGCGCCTTGCTCGCCCAGGCCGGCCCCTCGTTGAGGTGCACGATCGGCTGCGGCGCCACACCGAGCCGGCCCAGCGCCTCACGCGCACAGCCCCGCACTCCGGCGAACTCCCGCTTCCGCTTCTCCACCGCATTGGCGACCGCCGCCGCCTCCTCGGGGAAGAGCGTCACCTCGGGCCCCTCCCCGAACGACTCGGCCACCTCGACGATCCCGGGCAACAGCCCCGCCAACAGCCCCTCATCGCCCGCCACCACGTCGGCCACGCCTGCCTCCCGAACAGTCGTTCCAGCTCGCCACGCTAACCCACCAAGGGTGCCGGTCCACCCGCCCGGTGATCAAGGGCCCCCTGCCGGCCCACCTCGGGCCCGAGAACCGCACATCACATTGACTGAAAAATAAGTCAGCCCTACGGTGGGCCCCACACATCCCCGCCGCTGAGCCACTGAGCCACTGGGCTACCTGGGCACGGGACGACGGCGAGACTCGGAAAGGTCAGGTGAGGCAACAGTGCTGCGCAACGGTCTGGAGCCCTGGCACATCCTGGTAGTAGTGGCCGTGGTGGTCCTGCTCTTCGGCTCCAAGAAGCTGCCCGACATGGCCCGCGGACTCGGCAAGTCGATGCGCATCCTGAAGGCCGAAACGGCGGCCCTGCGCGAGGAGGGCTCGGCCCCAGCCACGACGGAGGAAGCGACGACGGGAGCGGAGAACGCCCCATCGTCCGGCGGCCACCCGGCGATCGCGAGGCCCGAACGGCCCGAACGGCCCGCACAGCCCGCCCGTTCCGAGCAGGCCGCTCGCACCGACCGCCCGGCCTGAGTCCACGCTCGCCGCGGCCCCGGGCCCGCGCCCGGCCGTGCCCTCGCGGTGGCTACCCCCGGGTCGGGTGCGCGGCTACCCCGGCACCAGCGAGCCGGCAGACCGCATAGGCCGTCCTGGTGAGGTCGGCGGCGGCCTGCCGCAGCGCGGTGTCGAGGTCTCGGGGACCCGGCCCGATCGGCAACACGGCGGTGGCGCCGCGACCGTAGAGCAGGTCGGCGCCCGGACTGAGCGTGCCGCCGAGCACGACGCAGGGCACGGTTGCGGCCGCGCACGCGTCCACGACTCCGCGGGTGGTCTTGCCCGCGTCGGATCCCGCATCCACCTTGCCTTCAGCGGTGAGGCAGAGGTCGGCGGTGAGCAGCCGCTCCTCGAACCGGGTGAGCTGGCGGATCAGGCCCGCCCCCGCTACCAGTTCGGCGCCCAGCGCGATCAACGCGGCACCCAGGCCGCCGGCCGCACCGGCCCCCTCGGCCGTGGCGGCTCCGGGCAGCAGCGGCGCGAGCCGTCGTAGGCCGTCGTCCAACAGCCCGACCGTCTCCGGGTCCGCGCCCTTCTGCGGACCGAAGACGTGGGCGGCGCCCTCCGGCCCGAAGAGCGGACTGGCGACATCGGCGGCAGCCAGCAGTTCCACCCCCGACAGCCGCCGACGGGCGGGCGCGAGGTCAATGGTGTGGATCCGGGCCAGGTCCGCGCCGCAGCCCCGCAGCCGGTTCCCGGCCTCATCGAGGAGTTCGGCCCCGAGGGCGGCGAGCAGCCCGGTGCCGCCATCCATGGTCGCGGTGCCGCCGAGGAAGACGACGATGCGCCGGGCGCCCCGTTCGACTGCGGCCAGGAGCGGAGGCGCCAGGCCCGCACTGGAGGCGCGCAGCACGTCGGGGCCGGCGGTGGCCAGCGCTTCCCAGCCGATCGTCTCGGCCGCCTCGATCACGGCGTCGCCGCCGTCGAGCAGGCCGACCGGCGCCGTCATGGGACGGCCGAGCGCGTCGACGGTGTCCACCTGGGCGAGCGTGCCGCCGAGAGCCGCCTGCACCGTGGCGCGCGATCCCTCGCCGCCGTCGGCGAGCGGGTGTTCCACCGCTGTGCCGCCCGCCGCGCGGACGCCCGCGGCGAGCGCGGCGGCGGCCTGGGCAGCATCGAGCGAGCCGCGGAGCTTGTCGGGAGCGCAGACAACGCGCATGGTGTGTCCTTTCATCGGGGGTGCCCCTGGTCGGTCGTCGGCGTGGGCCGACCTGTCGGCAATGACGGCGATGACAGCGATGACGGCGGGTCAGACGGTCATCCAACCCAGTACCGGGGCGGACTGCGGGTAGCCGAGCAGGGCGAGTACGGCCCGCAGGAAGGCACCGAGCAGAACGAACAGGGTCAGCAGCGGCAGGGCCGCGCAGAGCGCGGACCACAGCAGTGAGCCGGCCAAGGGATCAAGGACCTCGCGGTACACGGAACCTCCCGGAGCGACCGCATCGTCGCGTGGAGCAGCAAAGTTCCCAAAGTTGTAAGACAAGTATTCAAGACAGTCAAGAGCGCACGTATGGTAACTTCCCGAAGTCACTAGGCACCCAGGAGGCACGATGGCCAGCCGCCCCCAGGCGACGTCCCTCATCGACGCGCTCGTCAGCGAGCTGCGCGAACAGCTCCTCGACGGCCGACTGCCCGGTGGCACGGTGCTCGTCGAGACGGACATCGCCGGGCGCTACGAGGTGGCCCGGCCGACCGCCAAAGCGGCCATCGAACGCCTGACGGGCGAAGGACTGCTGCGGCGCGACGCCCACCGCAGTGCCCGGGTCCCGACATTCGAGGCCGAGGACGTCGCCGACCTCTACTACGTCCGCACCTGTGTCGAGCGCCAGGCCATGCGCGAGCTGGCACAGCGTCAACTCGTACCGGCCGCAGCCCAGGAGGCGCAGGACGAGATCCGCCGGCTCGCCGAGGCGCAGGATTCCGCCGTCGCCTCCGTCGAGCCGGACATCCGCTTCCACCGCGCGCTGATCGACGCCTTGGACAGCCCGCGCCTGAGCCGGACCCACGCCTCGATCATGGCCGAGATGCGGCTGTGCATGGCCCAGGTTCAGACCTACAAGCTGCTCCGCGTCTCCGAGATCGCCGACGAGCACGACGCGATCCTCACCGCGATCACCAGCGGCGACCCGGAACGCGCGGGCCAGGCCCTCACCCTCCACCTCACTCGCGCCAGCGAGCGCCTGCGCACCCGGATCGGCTGACCCGGCACCGTACGGGTGCAGTGCTGACGGCTCCTCAGACCTCGATCGCTGCTCACTGCTCACTGCTCACTGACGCCTGCGTGCACACCCCCGCCGAGGAGCGCTACCGCGCTGGTTCGAGAGCACTGCCCGGCCCGGTAGCCGAGACACCGTCAGGTCATCGCCACCAATCTGACGAGGCGGCCGGCTCCGGTGACGGCCATCGGGGCGGTACCACCCCTGTGTGCCTGCCCGGTCGGGTGCGCCCACCCGGTCGCCGGACGCGCCGGGCCGCTACGGTCAGCCGCCCAGGGTCGCCACCCCCGCCTCGGCGAACTGCTCGTCCTGGTCGCCGCTAGGGGCACCGGCCACGCCGATGGCCGCGATCGGGGCGCCCTTCGACTGGACGGGGGCGCCACCGGCGAGGAACAGCGTGTTCGGGATGTCCTTCAGGCCCGGGGCCTGGGCGAGGCGCTTGGCCAGCTCGGAGGTCGGGGCGTTCCAGGAGACCGCGGTGAACGCCTTGCGGGTGGCCGACTCCGCGGACTGGGGACCGGCTCCGTCGCCCTTGAGCAGGACCCTGGTCACGCCGTCGCGGTCCACCACGGCGACCGAGACGTGCTGGCCGGCCTTGTTCGCCGCGGCGAGCGAGGCCTCGGCGGCCTTGGTCGCCGCATCGATGGTCAGCACCGGCACGGTGGTGACGTTCCGGTCCGAGGTGTTCGCCTTGGCGGCGACGGCCACCGCCGGGGTCTCGGGCTGGTCGGCGTTGGCCGACACGGCGCCGACGGTGACCGTGCCGGCGACCGCCGCGACGAGCGCTCCGGCGATGATCCGGCTGCGCGTACTCATGGTCTTCGGGTTCATCTTTCGCTCCTGCTCTGGTGGGCCGTCCTCGGGCTGTGCTGTCTTGGCACTGCTGCCGTCGGTCGGCCGGGATCCGGCGGTGGTCGGGCTCCCCGGCCCGTTCGCCTGGATCGATCATGCGACCCGCCAGGGCCTCTCCGGATCGGCGTTCCGGCTGCCCTGGCCAGGCAAGATGGATGACAAGGGGGTCAGCCGATCGGCTGATGTACCGGGCTCTGGACCGGGGCAGGATGCGAGTGCACACATGCCGGCGCGAGACAGGAACGCGAGACAGGAAGGAGAGAACCGTGCGGAACCCGATCGACCTGGCCACCGACCGTGACGCCGAGCGCGATGCCCGGTGGCTCGTGATCGCCTTGCAGGCCGCCTTCGTGCTGCTGCTCACCGCGTCGCTCACCCGCTACCTGAGCCACCACGGGGGTTCCGCACTCGCCCCCTGGGTGGTCGCGCTCAGCGCGGCGCTGGCCGCCGTCCAACTCCTCGGCGCCCGCCGGCGTAGCCCGGCGAACCTCGCCGCGGTGGTGGCGCTCTGGGTGCTGCTGGTGCTGCTCGCGCCGAGCTTCGCGTGGTGCGCGGTCCCGCTGATCTACGGCGTGCTGCGCACTCTGCGCGCCCGGGCCGCGATCCCACTGGTCGCCGCGTTCACCGCGCTCGTCGTGGTGGCCGAGCTCCGGCTCGCGAACGGTTTCGACACCTCGGCGCTGCTGGTGCCGACCTCGGTGGCCGGCCTGGCGACCGCCGTCTTCCAGTACATGGAGCGTCAGGCCGACCGGCAGCGCCGACTGATCGTCGACCTGGTGCTGACGAGGCGCGAGCTCGCGGCCACCGAGCGGCGCGAGGGCACCCTGGCCGAACGCGAGCGGCTGGCCCGCGAGATCCACGACACCCTCGCCCAAGGGCTGTCCAGCCAACGGATGCTGCTCCAGGCCGCCGATCGCACCTGGGACCGGGATCCCAAGCTCGCCCGGCGGCACGTCCGCACCGCGACGCAGATCGCCGCACGGAACCTGGCGGAGGCCCGCCGGTTCGTCCGTGACCTGGCCCCGGTCGAGCTCGCCGACGGAAGCCCGCTGGAGGCCGCGCTCCGTGCGCTGGCCGAGCGCGAGAGCACCGAGAGCGGCCTGCCGGTCCGCTTCCAACTCGACGGCATCCCGGTGCCGCTGCCCGCCGCCGCCCGCAACGCCCTCTTCCGGGTCGCCCAGGGCGCCCTCGCCAACATCAGGGAGCACGCAGACGCCTCCACCGCCGCACTGACCCTGTCCTACCTCGACGACCAGACCGTCCTGGACATCACCGACGACGGGCGCGGTCTTCCGCTCACCGGCACCATGCAGTCCGACTCGGAGGAAGACCGCGGCTACGGCCTCCCCGCGATGCAGGCCCGCCTGAAACAGCTGGGCGGTGCACTCGCAATCGAGAGCACACCCGGCGATGGCACTGTCCTGTCCGCGACGATCCCGTTGGAGGTTCCATGACGACAAACCCGCTGGCCGAGACGCCCACGAAGGGCCTGCGGCTGCTCATCTGCGACGACCACGCGGTGGTGCGGGCCGGGTTGCTGGCCCTGCTCGCCAGTGACGAGGCGATCGATGTGGTGGGCGAGGCCAGCAACGGCGAACAGGCCGTCACCCTGGCTGCCCAGCTGCACCCGCAAGTGGTGCTGATGGACCTGCAGCTCGGCCCCGGGATCGACGGGGTCACCGCCACCGCGCAGATCACCTCCGCGCCCAACCCGCCCAACGTGCTGGTCCTGACCACCTACGACACCGACGCCGACATCGCGCGGGCCATTGCCGCGGGCGCCGCCGGCTACCTGCTGAAAGCAGAGCCGCCGGAGGAGCTGTTCAACGCGATCCACGCCGCCGCCCGCGGTCACACCGCCCTGTTCTCCCGGCCGGTCGCCTCCCGGGTGTTGGCCCAGATGCGCTCCCCGTCCCCCAGGCTCACCGACCGCGAGCAGGACATCCTCAACCAGCTCGGCCAGGGCCTGGGCAACCGCGAGATCTCCCGAGCCCTCTACATCAGCGAAGCCACCGTCAAAACCCACCTCAGCCGGATCTACACCAAGCTCGGGGTGGAGACCCGGGCCGGCGCTGTC
Above is a genomic segment from Kitasatospora viridis containing:
- a CDS encoding 4'-phosphopantetheinyl transferase superfamily protein — encoded protein: MLAGLLPGIVEVAESFGEGPEVTLFPEEAAAVANAVEKRKREFAGVRGCAREALGRLGVAPQPIVHLNEGPAWASKAPRWPDGILGSLTHCDGFHGAAVARATDIASVGVDAEPHGPLPEGVEEAVTVPQDREALARLAKEHPEVHWDRLLFSAKESVFKAWFPLTGRWLGFEECELIPAADGTFTARLLVPGPVVNGVRLDGFRGRWRVTAGLIGTAIAVLPDGTMAA
- the tatA gene encoding Sec-independent protein translocase subunit TatA, producing MLRNGLEPWHILVVVAVVVLLFGSKKLPDMARGLGKSMRILKAETAALREEGSAPATTEEATTGAENAPSSGGHPAIARPERPERPAQPARSEQAARTDRPA
- a CDS encoding glycerate kinase codes for the protein MRVVCAPDKLRGSLDAAQAAAALAAGVRAAGGTAVEHPLADGGEGSRATVQAALGGTLAQVDTVDALGRPMTAPVGLLDGGDAVIEAAETIGWEALATAGPDVLRASSAGLAPPLLAAVERGARRIVVFLGGTATMDGGTGLLAALGAELLDEAGNRLRGCGADLARIHTIDLAPARRRLSGVELLAAADVASPLFGPEGAAHVFGPQKGADPETVGLLDDGLRRLAPLLPGAATAEGAGAAGGLGAALIALGAELVAGAGLIRQLTRFEERLLTADLCLTAEGKVDAGSDAGKTTRGVVDACAAATVPCVVLGGTLSPGADLLYGRGATAVLPIGPGPRDLDTALRQAAADLTRTAYAVCRLAGAGVAAHPTRG
- a CDS encoding GntR family transcriptional regulator, which translates into the protein MASRPQATSLIDALVSELREQLLDGRLPGGTVLVETDIAGRYEVARPTAKAAIERLTGEGLLRRDAHRSARVPTFEAEDVADLYYVRTCVERQAMRELAQRQLVPAAAQEAQDEIRRLAEAQDSAVASVEPDIRFHRALIDALDSPRLSRTHASIMAEMRLCMAQVQTYKLLRVSEIADEHDAILTAITSGDPERAGQALTLHLTRASERLRTRIG
- a CDS encoding GlcG/HbpS family heme-binding protein translates to MNPKTMSTRSRIIAGALVAAVAGTVTVGAVSANADQPETPAVAVAAKANTSDRNVTTVPVLTIDAATKAAEASLAAANKAGQHVSVAVVDRDGVTRVLLKGDGAGPQSAESATRKAFTAVSWNAPTSELAKRLAQAPGLKDIPNTLFLAGGAPVQSKGAPIAAIGVAGAPSGDQDEQFAEAGVATLGG
- a CDS encoding sensor histidine kinase, which encodes MRNPIDLATDRDAERDARWLVIALQAAFVLLLTASLTRYLSHHGGSALAPWVVALSAALAAVQLLGARRRSPANLAAVVALWVLLVLLAPSFAWCAVPLIYGVLRTLRARAAIPLVAAFTALVVVAELRLANGFDTSALLVPTSVAGLATAVFQYMERQADRQRRLIVDLVLTRRELAATERREGTLAERERLAREIHDTLAQGLSSQRMLLQAADRTWDRDPKLARRHVRTATQIAARNLAEARRFVRDLAPVELADGSPLEAALRALAERESTESGLPVRFQLDGIPVPLPAAARNALFRVAQGALANIREHADASTAALTLSYLDDQTVLDITDDGRGLPLTGTMQSDSEEDRGYGLPAMQARLKQLGGALAIESTPGDGTVLSATIPLEVP
- a CDS encoding response regulator — encoded protein: MTTNPLAETPTKGLRLLICDDHAVVRAGLLALLASDEAIDVVGEASNGEQAVTLAAQLHPQVVLMDLQLGPGIDGVTATAQITSAPNPPNVLVLTTYDTDADIARAIAAGAAGYLLKAEPPEELFNAIHAAARGHTALFSRPVASRVLAQMRSPSPRLTDREQDILNQLGQGLGNREISRALYISEATVKTHLSRIYTKLGVETRAGAVAVAKERRLLR